A stretch of DNA from Acanthopagrus latus isolate v.2019 chromosome 7, fAcaLat1.1, whole genome shotgun sequence:
CATTGGAGGGAAGTCCTTTATCAGTCAGCTTGTTGTGAGCCAACCGGACAAACTGCAGTTTGGGATACATGGTGAGAAAGCCCGTCGGCACGCTCTCTATGTTATTAAACTCCAAGTAGAGCTGCTGGAGCCTCTCGGGAAGGCTGTCAGGGATCTTCCTCAGCCTGTTTTTCCTCATATCCAGCATGTGGAGAGATTTCAGTCCCTTGAACACACCTCCAACATCCTCGATGACATTTGCGTGGAGCTGAAGGGTGTTGAGGTCGGCCATCCCCTCGAATGAGCTGGACTGGATTTTCGAGATCTTATTGTGACCAAGTCGCAGGTCTGTGATAGACTTCGGCAAGTTGGCAGGCACACGTGTGAGCTCGTTGTGCTCCAGGAAGAGCCGGTCCAGGTTCCTGAGCTTGCTGAACACATTCTTGCCAATTTTGTCTGAGTTGAGCTGGTTGTGAAACAGCACAACCCAGACTAGGCTCGTAGCGTTGTCGAACACCCCATCCTGAATGCCTGTGATTTGGTTACGCTGCAGGTAGACGTACTTGATATGTGAAGGGACATATGGGACGTGCTGGAGATTGCGGCTGTGGCAGTACATAGCCGTGGGGTAGGTCGAAGGGCAGTCACACTCCAGGGGGCAGTCCGCTTCGTCGGACTGCAAGCTGGCATGCCGTCGCCGCCCTCGCAGATGGGACAGCCACTGGAGCTGACTATAATGCTGGCCAGTGCTCAGATCCATCAGTCCCATTATGAGGAGTAATGCCACTGTCTGCATGATCACTGATGGAAAAGATAGGAAGAAAAAGATGTCTTTTCAGATTGATGATGAATAACCCAAACACAAATCTGTAATAATGAAATACACTGAATTACAATGAATCAGTaattcaaaacaagacattatttttttgttgcccCGTTTTTTGAATATACATTACCACACACCAGGAGGTTGATAAGAGATGATGCCTCCTCCCTTGTTCACGCcgcctgtgtgtttctcagacTGAATGAGACATGTTGTTGGTATTGAGTGAATATCCCCTCTCCCTACGCACCACCCAGTCTCATTAGgagcacatacatacatttttccaCATGCCTGTAGTAACCGTACAGTATCACCTCCGGCCATGTCAATATCAATCCCATCTGTGTGCCGGTGCAAACATCTGCTTTTTAACaaccttgtttttctttactgtgtCACGGCTTATCATTAGCACAGCCCCCGAAAGGCTGGCATGGCAATTTATTACCTTTGAGGTGAGGTTATGGAGAATGTGTAGGGGTAAGCGTATAGAGACGAGTCAGACAAGACGCTGTAATTGCGGATGTGTTTCTTCTCAGATACAACAATCACGGTTTAAGTGGTTAcagtttaaaatgcaaatttgtTCCGCCGCTGCATTCTTTTGtcctttacacactgtttcaacaAGTACAGGGTATTACAAACCCTGCTATTTGCCTACACTCGTCATCctcacacattttttcctttgtctGTTCCAGCCTGCCTGCCTTGCTACCTTTGCCAATtacagtgttcacagtgtttgGAGAAAGTCAACACATGTTTTCAAGCCGGCGCCTGCAGACAGAAGACCACCGTAATCATCCTGCAGATTGTCTTCAGAATGGGCCAGTCATCAGTCAGAAGTATCCACACCATCAGGAAAAGGTCAACCGTCACTTTGGGCCCATAAAAAGGCCCCGCAAAATGTCATATGTCATAAacgtatacagtatacagttgTAAAGTACTCAAAAGTCATAaaggagtaaaagtaaatatatattgtgttaaaatactattttggtaaaagtgaaagtcactcatGCAAGTAGTTCTtgagaatttcaatatttacaagctgttctcaagaggaaaataaggtcccggAACACTGAAACTATTtgggtccaccaaatataaacaaagttaaacagcatgaaattgtgttgtctcATGACCTTGTCcttatttcagtttattcagtcatgaaatcaaagacagtttctttatttggttttttaaggtattaaaaaaaaaaaaaaaaacaattgtcaAGACACCATGCACGCTGGCATGGCAGTTCTGACCTGATGAACATGAGGCTACAAGTAATGGTAGTGAACATCTGtatgttttcttgtgataacggGTTGATTTAATAGATAACTAGCTTGTGAGATAACGgcattgaaaaaaataactgcagctATGGCCATAAAATGCTTCCATTatgtagaaaataaagaaatggtCTCTTTTGCAATTGTCCTTATGGCAATAAATAACTTTATAGATTTCAACCAATCTTTAGTGGATAAAATATCATTTAATTGGATGGTGATTAGCTCTCaggtctatctatctatcgctTTATGGCACAACACCTGTCAGGTTGCCCAAGTGATGTTGCGTCCTTCATTGTTCAGGGCGACATCCCAGGATTCACTTCAAATGTTCCCCACCTGCTAAAGATGAGCTGAttagggagagaaaaagaaggacaCACTGAACCAGTTTTATCAAAGAGGATGATTTTTGTCCAAGCGTCATGTGTGTTATATAACAACATGAGACAGAAGATGGCAGAACCACAAACAACTTCTCCAGTTTTGGGCAGCAGCCAGCAGGTTCAGTAAGGAGAAGAACCTGCTGGAAAACcaatataaaaatgacaaactgttcAATTTGGAGAACAGAGTACAGTGTTATACAGAAATTATGCTCTTCATGAGCATCACATTTTACAGTGGCTATGAACTCCAGATGTCTGGACACGATTGCTGTCCAAGGCTGGTGAAGCGATGAAGACACAAGTTGGTCTATTTTAGCCTTACGCCCCAAAATGACGAAATCCGGCCCTGCCTGCCATTCCTGGCCTGCTTCGGAGCAAGGGAAGAGGAGACGGAGCTTCTAGggattgtgtttttctcccccagTCTATTCCCCCCAGCCCCTTTGAGAAAGTACGTGCTGATTTGAAAATGGAGGTTTTTCAGTAACTAATAGATCTTAATCACTATACAACTACATTGCAGTGGAGAGGGAACCTGAGGATACACAGATGGGACTCCTCAGCGTTTAGGATTTGGCCGATTTtcagtcacaacacaacattcCTTGGTGAAAAAACAATCTTTCATCTGACATTCAAACCAAATATTTGATAGTAAATatccattttttcccccccaaagtGCTTTATCTTATGTTTAAGAGGCAATGTCTTTAACTCTGCTGTCAACAGTAATTACAACTGACACTCCTTCCTCTCAAATCCATCCAAAGCAGCAGTGAGTTTGGTGTGGGAAATCATGTTTGCAGGAGATCACTGGCTATAATGTTAACTGTGAGCCAGCAATGTTTCTCTTTGACATGCTCTGTTGACTGAACCTGATTCCAACAAACACAAGCTAACATCCAGATACATAAGAGCTGGAATGAACAACTGGAAGGTTGCCAATCAGCTAAAAGAGACACTCTGGCTGCAAACCTGCTGCAGCAAATACATACTCCTGTAGCAACATAaacagttgtttatttattgaattcCACTTTACTGAGTTTTTCCTCTGGGCCCTCATCTCACTAAATTACACATATTCCCTCCATGTTTTCCCccgtgtccatttgttggtttgtttgttggtttgtccgcaggattacacaaaacctactgaactgatttctgtaaaacttggatggaggatgggtctcagcccagaatagaccccagtGACTCTAAGTGAGGATAAAAGGGACtgattcaggatttttttttttcttttcttcaacaCTGTGagtttgcctgttttttttcctcacattttagttaatttcaCATTGAATAATGCTTCTATTCAATTCTTCTGACTAAATGGATCAAATTATGATAATGAATCGAGTCATTTTGCTCAATTTGTTACGGTCAAAAAGGTGTTTTCCACCGTTTCATAGCTGCTTGTTTCACAAAGTGAGTTTATGGGAAAAGGTTTTTATGGGGGCCCCAGCACATCAGATGACTTTGTAATTACACGACTTGGCCACCAGTGATGCCAGTAACAGTTACTTTTACTCTTAATCTGACGacttttttcagtaatgagtaatctaacgtgttaatatttccaaaccagtagTTAGATTAAGGgtacttattcaagtcactgtgctttactattatttttgtcaatttCCTTAgcaaaaatagatatttttgaATTCTTCTTGCATCTCAGAGAGAGATGTCATCTACGTGACAAATCAcgttttcagcacgaggacaaCTCACGTGTTACActacacagcaacacaaacacaaacaacaacggagggaggacagagatgcacatttttcatcttcagatcgcttcctcctctccatgatGCTGCCTCGCGGTTGAGGGTCTTCGTCATCGCAGTGTGACGCAAATGTACCGCAACGCAAAATTTCAGGAAAACCAGAAAGGGAAATGGGAGAATCGTAAAGAAGAATCGATAACGTTGGAGGTGTACAATTCCGATGGAATTGGTCAGTTGGAACCAGTTCTGAGTCAGAACCGGTTCTCGATTCGCACCCCAATACAACGCTGTATGCAGGTCCCGCTTACAGCcatgacaggaagtcagatgaCAATGATAATTTGTCTAGAACTGTTCATTTCCTTCAACTGCGACAAAATATATGCATAAAATATATACTGAGTAAAGCTTATGTATGGGAAACATTGGGTTGAGGCgacaaaactacttggttatgtttaggaaaagatcatagaATAGGTTTAAAATAGTGCCTGATGTGAGCTGAATACCTGTGAATGAAAATTAAACTCAGCAGAGCAGATCACCAGCATTATTTCTCACTGACTTTTGTGATAACTCATAAAATGACTGAAGAAATGTGTGATTCACGTGTTATTCATATGCCATTTCGTAATACCGGGCCGTGAACAGCTTTCTAGgttgatctgtgttttttctgtttcttggaAAAACCACTAAAGCCGAAGTAAGACAATGAGAGTCGACAATGTTCCTTGAAAACTCTGATGCTGGATTTATCATTCAATTAATATATCAAATATCCCCTAAAATCCACAATAAGACATGAATATCTTCCATCTCTCAAGCCAGCAATGTTTTCTGTATGTGCCCCAAAGAAAAGGCTGAATTAAAACAGGATATGAatattgaaaatgtcatcatgtAATTGGAacctcatgttttattcaaaacataCGGCGTGGGCGTCATTTATTCAAGGATGCAATAGCCTGAATGCCTAAAAGGCTAAATAGTCCACTTAAatgacagcaaacaaacattcagtctGAAGCCATTTACTTTCACTGCAACTACAGATGGAGATGACTAGtaatacaaaatacatgttgatttaaaacacatatttcctGCTTAGGAATTCTTTTAAgtggtgatttttttaaaatatgtgcCTGTTTTGAATCTCAAGGACTATACTGGTGCTTGTAATGAAATGTAGTCCCAACTACTAGTACAATGATACTTCAGGTCACTTACACACCAGTTTTacagatggaggacagattATTGTATGGATTGTGACTTTACCTAGAAGGCAATTAGTTTCCCTGAGACTAAAAGTCCTATTGTTAACTCTTGAGTCAATGACGCGAATAACATTTTCTGTTgctaacatttgaaaaaatgtttagatGCATGTTGTTTAGCTTTTCACTAACATTATAGATGGCGTTTCACCAAGCCCCCAGGACTATGCAAGGGGCTCCTTCTCCACAGCTGTGTCAAGATATACTGAAAcatccttttttctctttagaaAATTTTAGAAGACTCAAACTTTTCCCAATAAATGCTTTTCGCTCCTCTCTTGACCGGCTTTGGTAAGAGTTTGTTACTAATGGCATCCGCAGGTGTTAGACTATGACAGACAGATAGTTTGTTGACTGCCAAGTATTTTATGAAAGTGCCTGCCCTCTTCCAAACTGCTGCTACCATGCAGCACCCTTCCAGATGGTTTTGTCTAACAAATCATCTgccacacctttttttttaattaaatgtagcAACTTTGTACCTGTCCATCAACatgacacatttctgatttCTCTTCCATGATTGTTTAGAGACATGTGTAAAGTAACTATGTTTTTATGGCTTCACCTTCAAGAAACCCCAAAAGGACGGCACTACAACATGACAACAAGTTATGCCCAATTCCAGAGTGCTGATGCCAGCAGCCGGCACTGTGCACACTACCTGATTAACAGTGACAGGGAGTAGGTTTACCACTGTGAAGAAATATTCCCACTGACCAACAAGCTTTTCACAAAagcttttcacaaaaaaaaaaaaagatgctcaCCATCTGTAGAGCACTGTCTTAatttactgctaatgcaaagtgaacatttcctccagctgcagcttcacgtGTGAAGCATTTTAATTGTTAACGTGAgttgacttttaatttgaagtagGCTTGACAGTGAATGCAATGTCATGTATCAAAAATGCTTCTTAACCTCAAAACAAtggtcattttctgcatttcttgGCAGTGGATCAATCTGTAATGTATCAGGGAGTAGTTTTATTCAGGCTGGGAGAGAACTGAAACAAGAAGGAGCTGTTTGATTAAAGAGGCGTAAGCAACAGGTTGCACATCTCCAGCTTCTCAGGTAGGTAACAAACTCCTTTTCCCTTAACAACGCTACCAGATCACCTATTAGCATCTGCTTTTCAAGCTGAAACACTGCCAGATAggagattttgtttttggctttgtCAACAAATCCTCACCATCGTTCTCAGTTAACTGTCACTAACATGCTTCATGGGATAAGTTAAATGTGACTCTTGCTTCCTGTGCTGCAACTCTGCTGCTGGTCCCGCTGCTGAACAGAAGACACATTTGCTGCTGCAAGTGTAATTGGAGCATCCGTCGTCTgacaaatatttactttttaaaaaagagcgGAACAACAGTGGGTAAGTAATGTAATTGGTGTATGCTCGACCACCGTGTAAAACTGGGCCTAACAGGGAGGCACTCATCACAAAAACTTTCACCAGGAGGAATCTTAGTTTCTCAataatgttttgtcttaaaaacacatgcaagaagcaaaacaggaaattaagCAATACAATGTGCAAGCAATCAGCgttgagaaaagaaaatcagctcctctcctctctaagCCCATATCTGCTCTCACTGGCTGTAGCTTCTGGCATTGCCCACCTGACAAGTCCAAACCGGATATCTGGCCTGTTTGATATCTTCCATTTGTCTGCAAGTCATCAGCAAATTCTGGACTGCATCTTTGAACAGTTCACGCATACCGGTCAAGCAATGTTTTCAGAGCACTGAGTGAATGCAGATTTGcctctcatctgtgtgtttttggtggTGATCTCAAAAAGTTGTCAGTCAGTGGAAAATCAGGCTATATTGTTAACTCGGCATTAGCTCTTTTAATCATGAGACATTTTGTAAACAGCTGTTTCTACTGAACCACAATAAATTGTTTCTCCAGAGCAAATACACCAACGtatgatggatgatggaggagCCCTGAACCAAGATGTACTGTTGCTAATGGCAAAATGTACAGCTGTTGTCCAAAGTGAAAACTTCTGCTTAATTTCTCACGGCAAATATGATTTGTGGTAACATGCAACCAAAATGATGAACAAACAACTAAGCAGCTGGAAACTGATTTGACTTTAGGCCATCAGTCAACAGCTAATTGATCAAACAACACGCAAAACCACAGAGAATATAAGGAAATTTAATCCAGAGTAAAGGACAGAAAGGATGTGCAACATTTTCCACCATACATTCACTAACCACAGATCAAAACGTTTActtctgtcctcttttctttctgtgcctTTGACACACCAGATCTCATGCACTACTTTCATATAACTAGAGAAATTACTTTGGAGAAGTTCAGTTAGCAGCACAGCTTCCTTAAGCAAATGCAATTATCACACTTCTCACAGGCACAGCAAGTATGATTTATTGCTACAGTTGATTTGTAAGTTTGCACAGTGTGGCTAGAAAACTTCTATTATGTGGTAAGGAAAACATACTTTTGACATCACATCATACCAAACAAAAGTTGGAGCCCGTCTAAATACCAGAAAAACTTAAGAggcagaaaacaacacaaaacgtCTGTAAGCTGAGGCCAGCAAAGCTCTCGCAAATGACTCACTCAGTATGTACATCAGAACATACCGACCTATTATGCACACATGCAGTACATTAATGAATAATCTTTGTGTACATACATAGTTCTGTTCAATGCGTAAAAAAGCCCTAAAAGGCACAATTACAAAAAAGCTTAGCTGGCTGCATTtcatgtttgaaaataaaaacaaatgaacgttaagaaaaagaaatataaactgataaaaacacactttaaaagtCTTGTTTTAGAGTCACTTATGGTACAATTTCCTCATTAAAGCTCTTCTTGAAATCTATATTTCTACTTaatgtgtgtgcaagtgtttgtgtgaaactaAATACCTCTTAAAAAGTCCTCACTTCACTAGCCTGGAggttgtgtggttgtgttttttgtcttctttcttctcttcaaGAGGAGAGGATTAGTCGAGTCTTCGatagttttgattttaatttgatcaTAGTCCACTCTCATTGTTTGCAGGGCGTTTGTCATTTCCTCCTAATAACACAACCAAGACAGAAATAGTATGCACAATAAGCACATCCAGTTTTAAGTAAAGTAAGTTACTTGGATTTCATTGTTCAGTGACAGTCAGAAATGGACAAAATATGCgcagaaaaaacattaaaataatcaaaaacaaataaaaaaacaaacccatgCTAAAACCAATCCTAATTTCTCTAAGGctcaaaacaaatcaagcagctacaaagaaacacaaatgaacagCTCCGACACTCACTTTAACCTTCTCCCAGACGTCTTGTTCTTCCTGTAGCACCCGACTGGTGTGGAGAGGCGTTTGTGGCACTtcgactgactgctgcagtggtgAGAGAATATTGATATGTAGAAGTGTTCGCCAAATTTCAAAGGACATCTTTCAAACAGATTCAAGCCTACAGGGTGCTGCTTACATTAATCCAGGGATGGTTTATAAACTCATTGATGCTCATTCTTTGGGTGGGCTCAGTTTTCAGTAAGTCGCAGATCAGCCGTTTGGCTGAAATGGAAAATCAGCAATTCATTATCTTCATGGTCTTTGTAAGTCATTACAGTGGCAACAATCATGTGGAGCGGTTTTAGCTTTCAAATTGTAGCAATCTCAATTCATGtacaaacattaaatgaaacacGGGAATTCAGAATGCTTCTGTAATGTATCACAGTGCATAAGgaaaactgacatttaacaaTTATTGCATTGCAGCTGTGCCTCTTATTGAAGCCAAATAATAATACCATGACATGAGTAGAGTAGTGTAgaaatgagtcctaaaacctggaaatcagttagcattttAGCACTTCCGGTTCCCTTGTCTCttgtttttggttaaatgttttAAGTAATATAAGGcctgtggttaccacaggcttaaGATAGTTACACAACgcaaaatacatcattaaatgtctaTACAAGTGAATCATAAAGTGCTTCAACTTTGgctgctaacaagtggctaaatgacaCTACGGAAGTTGGCAGGGACATTAAAGGTCAAACCCCCTGAACACGGAGAGTCTTCTgctcactagtccgtctttacaggtgGACTTAACACCTGTAAAGACTTAAACTCCCACAGGGTTTTTGTCCAGGGAACCAGTGCAATGCAAACTTCCAGGTAAGACTAAAATATACGTCACGCCTGCAGTAGTTGCCAAAGAAAGTTTGTTGTGTCTTCCCAAGTTACGGGTACTTGAGTTGAACGGCATGCGtgagaagtaaaacaaaattaaaaggCAAGAGTTTACAAATTTGCAATATGATAATacacttgtttcagtttcagactCATCTCACCTTCCTCAGACACATCCGACCACTCTGGGTTAGGGAACTCATATTGTCCGTTAAGGATCCTTCTTTTCATTCCTGGGGATATTGCCAGGCCATGATGCGAGAAAAAGGGAGGATACCCACAAAGTCTGTGCGTAATACAGAAGAAAAAGCTTGAAGACAATATCATATAATTAAGAGAGCTAATTATGACACACTATGTGTCATTgcaagatgaaaaacagaaatattcccAAACACAGTACAACACATCATGCTGAATGACTTACAGGATATACATGATGACACCAAGAGACCACATGTCACAGGATCTGTCATACTTCTCTGGACCAAGAACCTCTGGAGCTGATGCAGTGtcaagaaaaataatcattggACTGCAAAACTCAGTTCTGTTTCAAATTCAATGCCTTTGATAATTCtacatgaaacacagatgacTGGAAAGGGAAATAAATCAGGTCATTAAAACAGGGTTTGCCGTATTTTCCAACCAATTCACAAAATTTACAGTAACCTCAAAGTCCACATCAATACAGCCACTATACAGGAGGTAGACTGCCTGCAGATTTATGTTAAATGCACTCAGGAAATGCCTTCAACAAAAAGACTAAGTGAAGTGAAGTTTTAAGTAGCACATGGCAAAATTATGATGATTTAATCTCTGGTAATTACCACACAAAGAATTAAGAGTCCCCAAATATATTTGTCttgcagacacaaaaaaacttcAACTTTTGTTTGGGATCAAATGATTCTTACCAACATAGTAAGGGGTAAAACAGGGTGTTGCCAAAGAGTTTAATGTGGTGATTTCTTTGGCAAACCCAAAATCTGTCAGCTTGAGGAGGGCATCTGGCCTTCTGGAGGTGTACAGCAGGTTCTCTGGCTGGAAGAGATAGAAAAAGTGACAAAGCAATTGGAGAACTTTTGATAAACAATACGATTCACAAATTGAGttttaagtaaaacatttgagaaCACGTCAGTAGGTACAGAAGCCTGCTCATGAAGCTGAGTAGGTAGGATAACTTTTTATTGTTATTCCAGCAATAACTTATTTTATACTATATATGTAGGTGGCTTGTAACCATTATATTCCCAGTTTAGTCAATTCAAGGACCCCTGTCACATGTTATTCCCCGATATGTCTTCTCATGGTTCCAGTCTCAATTGAATGGGATGTATTAAACATTGTagttttttccctttccttcagtgttttatatgttcTTGTCCTTAAAGTGACAGGTGCctaaacagagtgtttcagacagagggggaatacagagctgcagcactggacataATTAAAAGACTTACTCTTaaagtaacccaaaataaagtGACGAACCTGAGAATGAGCATGATATGTTTCATTTAACTATCAGCTAATGTATGCCATAGAAATAATCTTTAATGTCTCATTTGGTGACTCCACTCAGCTGACATTATGCATGTTGGACAACCAGTGTAATTAATCTACACTGCAATAGTTCTACCAAGTATCATATGGTAAAGTAATCAAATACAATACACTTCCCAAattttgtaaaatatacatttgtctCTTCTAATACAACACTTTCTTATTTGTAAAACCTTGGTTAATAATGTAAAGAGTCATGCTCAGTGACCTTATAAAACTTTTACAAACTTCTAAGAAAAAAACTTCCAGTGTTGTTGCCATTAGAAGCTGTCCAATGTGCAGATTAAAGCAGCCATTCATTGTGTGCTTACTCTACATATGTAAACAATTTGACTTTCATATGTACAAAGGTCTGGAagacatttatacattttagaTCTCTTATTTTCTCATGCCTGTGCTACTTGGCATTAAACATGGGCTCTTTTAATGACCACAGGAAATTTAATTGCAAGTAAAACCTAAGCACAACAGCGCTGCTTTTCTTAGAGAACGCACTCATGTTAATTTC
This window harbors:
- the LOC119022666 gene encoding MAP kinase-activated protein kinase 2-like, with protein sequence MSNQHQPAVPIQQQPNLNPAPFPQCFLKPFNNKPLQIKRNVITDDYSVTSQVLGMGINGRVLECFHKDNGEKFALKMLQDCPEARREVELHWRVSSCSHIVPIIDVYENLYQGRKCLLVVMECMDGGELFSHIQDRGNHAFTETEASDIMRSIGEAIHFLHTINIAHRDIKPENLLYTSRRPDALLKLTDFGFAKEITTLNSLATPCFTPYYVAPEVLGPEKYDRSCDMWSLGVIMYILLCGYPPFFSHHGLAISPGMKRRILNGQYEFPNPEWSDVSEEAKRLICDLLKTEPTQRMSINEFINHPWINQSVEVPQTPLHTSRVLQEEQDVWEKVKEEMTNALQTMRVDYDQIKIKTIEDSTNPLLLKRRKKTKNTTTQPPG
- the fmodb gene encoding fibromodulin, encoding MAGGDTVRLLQACGKMYVCAPNETGWCVGRGDIHSIPTTCLIQSEKHTGGVNKGGGIISYQPPVIMQTVALLLIMGLMDLSTGQHYSQLQWLSHLRGRRRHASLQSDEADCPLECDCPSTYPTAMYCHSRNLQHVPYVPSHIKYVYLQRNQITGIQDGVFDNATSLVWVVLFHNQLNSDKIGKNVFSKLRNLDRLFLEHNELTRVPANLPKSITDLRLGHNKISKIQSSSFEGMADLNTLQLHANVIEDVGGVFKGLKSLHMLDMRKNRLRKIPDSLPERLQQLYLEFNNIESVPTGFLTMYPKLQFVRLAHNKLTDKGLPSNVFNISTLVELDLSFNKLEKIPVVSGNLENLYLQANKIKEFSLSSFCSSVDMTNFSKLRMLRLDANEISAKDIPAEAAYCLRHVAFIDV